The Pyrus communis chromosome 12, drPyrComm1.1, whole genome shotgun sequence genomic sequence CCTCCTAGCCAACATGGACGCAAACGGCAATGGTTCCGTGGAGTTCGACGAGTTGGTCAGTGCCATATTGCCCGATATGAACGAGGAGATTTTGGTAAACCAAGAGCAACTCTTGGAGGTTTTTCGCTCTTTTGATCGTGACGGTAATGGGTACATAACTGCGGCAGAGCTGGCAGGGTCTATGGCGAAAATGGGACAACCGTTGACGTATAAGGAGCTGACGGAGATGATCAAAGAGGCTGATACGGATGGAGATGGTGTCATTAGCTTCAATGAATTTGCTACAATAATGGCGAAATCAGCATCGAGTTTTCTAGGCCTTGCTCCCTCATGACCTGAGGTTTGGATAGAAATCTGATGATACATGCTAAGTTTTTTTGGCCTTGTAACATGTTCATCTCAATTGAATTTTCCAAGCAAACAATGTAGATTTTGATatgattttgtttaatttctaaCCACAAAACTAAATAATCAGagtactatttattttctaaatacaTTTCATTAATTGTTGTATTTTGTTGCTACTAGTTTTATGTGCGCTTCACTGCAAGCATTTTTTATTGTTAGAAAACGCTTTTAGCGCTTCTAGAAGTGTCTCAAATGTATGCTAATCCTTCATTggatttgtataaaaaatatattcgttGAAACCTCCGTGTGGAATAGGAAGAAGGTTGCATGAGTGTGTCAATTGGAGAAAACTCCAGAAACCCCCAACTGCAATCATCTTTTGATTAACAAAATACAGAAACAGAACGAGTTTTATGCAGAAATGCATCGTTTCAACCTTCGATGAACCACAGTACTTGTGAGTTTCCCTTTCTTGGATTTGGGACGACGAGAAGAATGAAATACTGAATCAGTTGTAAGCAAAAGGAGAATAAAAAGGAACTTACTGAATTGAATGAACTGAATTTTGTGTGGTATGATACATCTGATACATCATACATGATACAATATTTTGACTATACTGTTCTCTGCATGAACACTGAAGCTAGATCTTTGGAGCTTCTAGAAACCGAACCATCCTAAGCGAAAAAATTGGAAGGAAGAGAAGAAACTTCTTGCTGGAATAATGTACATTTCTTATAATAGGGATGTCAAAACATGTCCGCTAATTAATGACCTTCGGGCTTCTCTACAAAGCGTTTAGATGTTGCTTCAATGCGGGCTGTGTAACCTACTGTTGTGCTTCTTATGGATCTCTGCCGCACCATTTGGCAGAACTCGGGGTCATCTGATTGCCCATCTGTTCTTATCCACTGTATCATCTGATGATACATGGGGAAAAACCGCATTTGGATGGCTGCGTAAGCGAAGTATGGCAGGAGGGAAGAGACCAAAACAAACAGTGTGAGAAGCCAATAAAACGGAGCTGGTGCGCAGGCTTCAATGAACACCTTATACGCAGTGGTTGATATGTCAGGGTCAATGGCTCCATATGCCAACTGGAATATATACCAGAATATGATGCCACCCCAGATGAAGAGATGTTGTATATAAGTGAAGTAGTTGATGGACAGTGCCATTTGACAGTTGACAACCCATACCACACATGAGTACATCGTGGCACCAAAGATTTCCAAGCCAACAACTTGCCCGCCTTTACGAAAGGCTTGACTGCCCATTGCCACAACGCAGAAGAAGAAGACTAGGGTAGCAGTCACCGCCCCGTTCATTGCCCATCCAAGTATCCGGAGCCAGCTAAATAAGACGTTTTGCGCACCTTCTTGGTACAATAGCGGGAACTGTAAGATTGAGACAAAGAGAGAGACAAAAGATCAGCATAGGATGATATGCTATTTCTGATGTCTAATAAGATTCTTATTTTTCACCAGTTATCTTTTTGGGTAAGAATGGCCTACCTTGAGACAGAACTTGGCCGAGACATCTTGGTCAAAAACTCCCAAGGCAATCACCGGAAGTGAcgtgaagaagacattgtataGTGACAGATACCAATCGTTGTACGCAGTTTGGCCTGAGAATGAAGCATATATCTGATAGAAGAAAATAGTGAAGCCAAAAGCAATGTTCTTGTAGAAGAAATAGCAGACCTGTCAAACAAGAAAAGGAGTATGTCAAATTTTCCATAGCATATAGTATAAATGTATCAATAGATTCTCAATAGAAGTCtgtatttcttttctctccatgTGCAGGATGGGACTGCGCGTGAAGGAGTGTGTCAGCTTTCATATAACTAACCAAAGTTTTTGAAGTCTAATAGTTGTCTAACAGGGAGATGGAATCGAGAATAGCTTCTAAATGTATGACAGATTAATACAAGGAAAATGAGATAAACAAGCTAATTATATGAATTCTACAAAGAAAGGAATTTACCATTGATGAGATTCTTCTGTAACACCAATGGCCATGTACAAGTAGTAGGCGCTCCAAAAATCGGAACTGTGCAATTGCAATGTCACTTGACATGACTGCCTGAAATTTTTGGTTGGCAGAAAGGATAAGTCAGAATTCATCAAACGGAAGAAATTTTGAAATAGAAGTAACAGATGATGCATGCATTTTGTTAACAATTTACCTGCATTCCTTCAACACCGCTGATACCAACTCCGATATCTGCTTCTTGAAGCATTCCAACATCATTTGCCCCATCACCAACGGCCAGAGTTGTGTTGCCAGTTTTATCTTTTACCAGTCTTGCAACCTGCGTTATTTTTAAACAGAACTGTTTAGGACACAATCTTTTCAAAACCATATATCTATGAAAATGATTTGTTGGAACTTATTTAGTGGCGGGGAAGGGAAAAAACTTACAAGTGCTTTCTGTTTGGGAGACGAACGACAGCATATAACAGATGCGCAGCCGATGGCAAGCTCTAGAAAGAGATCCTTGACATCGTTCTCTAAGGCATAAGCAAGCGAATTCCCATCAATGATCAAAGCCAGTGCCTGAGAGTTCTCTTCTGGTGCAGCAAGCAACGCCTTTCCCTGACTTATTTGATGGACTACACTTTCCTTCAATGCCTGTAGAATCAGCAAGGTTTCGTTAAACTCTCACAGCATGACATTTTCTCAGCCAAGAGAGAACAATTTCATACTCTAGCATGTTAAAAGTCCGATTTAAGCGCCAATGCAATAACTAAAACAAGAGTCTATAATCCATTTACAGTACTACAGCCTGAATCACCTATTACACCATAAGAtagctgaagaagaagaaagagaatatTGCATAAGAAATTTGGTTTACCTTGGCAACTGCCGTCTTATCCTCCACCTTCTCTAATGCTTTAGCTTCTGCAGTCTCGGAGCTTATTACTATTTGTTTCATTCCTTGTCTAAGCAAACTGCACGCATATCTGGAAGAGAAACAACAAGCGAAAAGGTATGCGGTGAGAAATGTTTTTATACTGAAATCCATCTTCTGATACTAAACTGTTTCACTAATCGTATACCCAATATTAATCGCTGTCTCCATTTTATCTCCAGTCAGAACCCATATTTTAATTCCAGCCTGAGCAAGCTTGTCAATGCATTCAGGAACCTGTTCAgcacagaaaagaagaaaagaaaaaaaatggtttttaGTCTTGAATGTTATACAAATCTCCAACAAAGAGCAGTACCAGTAAAAGTAAAAACGCACCCCATTTTGAAGTTTGTCTTCAACTGCAGTAGCACCAAGAAGAATCAAATCCCTCTCAATCTTCTCTGAAACTGCCTCGACAATTTCCTCCCGATCTGAACTCACCAAGGTTTTGGCCTCAGTGAATTCTTTATTGAACTCAtcatattcttcttcatcaAGTTCGCGATATGCAAGTACCAAAGTCCTCAAACCAGCGTCAGCATACTTGTTAATGTGTTCCCTAGTCTTCTCTTCAAACTCCCTTCCGTTCTTTGCAAGTCTTTCGAACATGACACTGTTTGTGGAATAAGCAAATTACACATAATGCGTGATACAACATACACAATTTCATCTGATTATCAAGCTACTTAATTATACTAGCAAGGAGTAAGTTTACAAACCTGTCAGCGCCTTTGCATAGGAGTAGTATCTTTCCCTCTTCGTTTCTTATGATCACGGACATTCTCTTTCTTGAGCTACTAAACTCCAAAATGTTCAAAAGTTTATAATTTCTGAAAAAAAGGAACATATATGCAGTTAAGTATTTATTTACGAAATAGCTTGAGAATAACATAAATCATAACCGCTAAACTGAAATGCAACATacctttcaatttttcttccatAAATGGGATCCAACTCATGCAGCGAGATGCTTCCTTGAGTCCTTTCGTAAAATTCAAACCCAAACTCTCTTGCTGCAATCACGAAAGCTGCCTCATCTGGTGATTCAGCTTCATATGATACTCTTCCAGTTTCTTCATCAACTTCAGGTATTGCGGTATGACAGATTGCTAGTAACTGTAGAAACTTCTGGATTACATCTGCGCGAGGCTCATTAACCCATTTTCCGTTCATAATCCTTTCATCCATAAAATTAAAGCCTTTTATCGTCGACTTGGCTCCATtcagttcttcttcttcagcatggatctcttcttctgTCAATTCCTCACCTTTTCTCCTGGCTAAGGCTCTCTCAACTTCTGTAACTCCGCGCCCAAAAGCAGTGCCAGCAATAGAACACTTGATAAATTCCATCGAGTTGCAAGTTAATGTTCCGGTTTTATCTGAAAGTATAGTATCAACTTGGCCAAGTTCTTCATTCAAGTTTGAAGTACGCGCTCGGGCTGGCTTGTCAGTTTCCTCATAATACATGTGCACATCCTGGTTTATAAAAGTGGACTGAAGAACTTTGACAATTTCTATTGACACATACAAGGAAATGGGGATCAAATAACTATACAGCATAATGGCAGTTAAAAATTGCAAACTTGCTGCAAGTGGTGCCCTCGTCGGATCATAGTAAACTGTGGTATCATCTGGTCTGAGGTACCATCTGATCATTTTCCCATCATCCAGGTCTTTACTAGTATTAACCCCGAAGACAATAGCCCCAACTAAAGACATCACAACCAAGAGGAAAAACAAGAAGTAGATAATCTTATCCATCCGCTTCTCAACTTTGCTTCTCTTAGAAGGAGGATCTGTTGAATTCTGCATTACTTTTGTATCGTGACCTGTGAAGATTACCACCCCATACACAAAATCCGTGTTTCGCAGCTTTGAGTCTCGAAGCAGAAGCTGCTGTGGTGTAAGAGGGTACGGTTGATCTTCAATCTCCATACTGCCAACAAATGAGTACAAATTTGCATTTGGGTCTTCACATCTGATTACCGCCTTAAAATTCTCAAAGCTTGAGTCTTCGTGCAGATTAGAAGTTTCTTCCAGTGCTTGTTTTAGTTTCAAATTAGTTTCCCCATCAAGATTGGTGGTCTCAACATAGCAAAGCGCTTCGTCATAGCTTGATGAAAGTAAGATAAGATCAGCAGGAAAAAACCCGTCCTTTTCGACCTTCACTATATCCCCAACTTTCAAATCCCTCCATTTGGTATGCTCAAAATTGCCCTCACCATGATGCACCTTAACTTTGCTGTTGTTCATTTCAATGTCCTGATCAAAGTTTTACAAACTACATTACAGAACTGTTTTACCATTACTAATAGCACTAAATATAGTCAAATGCAGGACGTCCTGTCTTTCTTAAAACATGACGCGTTGGGAAAACTTCACTTCTACtcgattttcttcaattttgatcGCATCTATTGACATGGTCGATTGTTTTAGCGAGTGGAGTCATTACTTAGAGCTTAGACATTACGTTTCTAGTCTCGAGTTGGTTCCAATATTTGATACTAAAAACTAAATCGAAGCTCTAAACGACCATTCTATACCCCGAAGAACCAATCATGacataaaaattatgaaatttaggTAGAAATGAGGTTTTCTCAAGGCGCGACGTCATGCACAGAGAATTTATATACATCTTATACTACATGAAAATAAATGAAACTCAAACATGTTGTTGACATTACAAAGTATACCTGTTTTTTCCTCCTCCAATCTTCAACGGCCTCCTTCCCCATCGTAACTCCGATCACGACGACGAGAGGGACGACGTTGCTGACGGCGGAGTAAGGCGAAAGCGGCGTAAAAGACAGAATTGCACAAATGAGGAAGTATAAATTGGCAACCCTTCTAAACTGCTCAAACACTGCCTTGGGCAAGAATGTAGCAAGTGTATACTTAGTCGTTCTGACATAATTGCCCTGGTAGCTGTGGAGTGTGGCCTCCAAGCACTCAGGGTCATTACAGTAAACTACCCTCGAGAAACCAGGGCCGCCAATCCGTGAATGCTCGCCATTGAAGGAAGCTTTCCCACATGAAAAAGCATGGATTCGACTAAAATGCTGCTTTTTTCTTCTACCCCCACCTCCCATTTTGCTCAATCCACCACCTTAACACAACAACGGGTGCACACACCCACCACAATCCCCCACTCCGTTGAACAATTTCTCAATCCACCCAAGAACCAGTTTTTGAGGACAAATCTCAGAAACAGAAACCTGCCCAGTTCAGAAAATTGAATGATCTGCAAACCCAGCAAAACCCAGCAGGGAAAAAACCTGTTGAGCCAAAATATAAAACCCCAGAAGAAAAAGATTGAAGCTTTGTAATCAAAATTCAGAAACAGGACAAGAAGGCATTGCTTCAGTTATGCTTCTCACcttattttttggattttgattttttttttttttttctttctgtgttTTTTAAGAAGCAGCTGGGGGATGACTAGCTTGCCAGCTTTGACTTGTAGGTGGAAAAGCACCAAACTTTGAACGTGGAAACTGGAcaagaaggggagagagagaggaaactCAACTACTAGCACTTGTTAAATgaattgaaagggaaagagCTTCGAAGATGATTCCAATCTTTAAAATGCAATCTAAAGCAACAAAAAATTCCTAAAAATTCAACAA encodes the following:
- the LOC137709669 gene encoding probable calcium-binding protein CML15; this encodes MPALRVDQLNQLRDIFARFDMDSDGSLTILELAALLRSLGLKPSGDQIHVLLANMDANGNGSVEFDELVSAILPDMNEEILVNQEQLLEVFRSFDRDGNGYITAAELAGSMAKMGQPLTYKELTEMIKEADTDGDGVISFNEFATIMAKSASSFLGLAPS
- the LOC137710855 gene encoding putative phospholipid-transporting ATPase 9 gives rise to the protein MGGGGRRKKQHFSRIHAFSCGKASFNGEHSRIGGPGFSRVVYCNDPECLEATLHSYQGNYVRTTKYTLATFLPKAVFEQFRRVANLYFLICAILSFTPLSPYSAVSNVVPLVVVIGVTMGKEAVEDWRRKKQDIEMNNSKVKVHHGEGNFEHTKWRDLKVGDIVKVEKDGFFPADLILLSSSYDEALCYVETTNLDGETNLKLKQALEETSNLHEDSSFENFKAVIRCEDPNANLYSFVGSMEIEDQPYPLTPQQLLLRDSKLRNTDFVYGVVIFTGHDTKVMQNSTDPPSKRSKVEKRMDKIIYFLFFLLVVMSLVGAIVFGVNTSKDLDDGKMIRWYLRPDDTTVYYDPTRAPLAASLQFLTAIMLYSYLIPISLYVSIEIVKVLQSTFINQDVHMYYEETDKPARARTSNLNEELGQVDTILSDKTGTLTCNSMEFIKCSIAGTAFGRGVTEVERALARRKGEELTEEEIHAEEEELNGAKSTIKGFNFMDERIMNGKWVNEPRADVIQKFLQLLAICHTAIPEVDEETGRVSYEAESPDEAAFVIAAREFGFEFYERTQGSISLHELDPIYGRKIERNYKLLNILEFSSSRKRMSVIIRNEEGKILLLCKGADSVMFERLAKNGREFEEKTREHINKYADAGLRTLVLAYRELDEEEYDEFNKEFTEAKTLVSSDREEIVEAVSEKIERDLILLGATAVEDKLQNGVPECIDKLAQAGIKIWVLTGDKMETAINIGYACSLLRQGMKQIVISSETAEAKALEKVEDKTAVAKALKESVVHQISQGKALLAAPEENSQALALIIDGNSLAYALENDVKDLFLELAIGCASVICCRSSPKQKALVARLVKDKTGNTTLAVGDGANDVGMLQEADIGVGISGVEGMQAVMSSDIAIAQFRFLERLLLVHGHWCYRRISSMVCYFFYKNIAFGFTIFFYQIYASFSGQTAYNDWYLSLYNVFFTSLPVIALGVFDQDVSAKFCLKFPLLYQEGAQNVLFSWLRILGWAMNGAVTATLVFFFCVVAMGSQAFRKGGQVVGLEIFGATMYSCVVWVVNCQMALSINYFTYIQHLFIWGGIIFWYIFQLAYGAIDPDISTTAYKVFIEACAPAPFYWLLTLFVLVSSLLPYFAYAAIQMRFFPMYHQMIQWIRTDGQSDDPEFCQMVRQRSIRSTTVGYTARIEATSKRFVEKPEGH